Proteins encoded within one genomic window of Anastrepha ludens isolate Willacy chromosome 4, idAnaLude1.1, whole genome shotgun sequence:
- the LOC128861480 gene encoding tyrosine-protein kinase Abl-like, with the protein MGAQQGKERGSHSSGGGHGGTASCIGVPSSGSPVGLSSSHGISVGSVNALAAGSTLRSSRIKSSVTPAAVGGSSHRSTATSVSSVGHTSKDNHSRCNTIGMNIFTEHNGIAPPL; encoded by the exons ATGGGCGCTCAGCAGGGAAAGGAGCGCGGTTCACATTCAAGTGGCGGTGGCCATGGCGGTACAGCAAGTTGTATTGGTGTCCCAAGCAGTGGCAGCCCAGTCGGCTTGTCGTCGTCTCATGGCATTAGTGTTGGCAGTGTAAATGCATTAGCTGCTGGTTCCACTTTGCGTAGTTCACGCATCAAATCATCCGTAACACCAGCAGCTGTGGGTGGCAGTTCACATCGTTCGACCGCCACTTCGGTTAGTAGTGTTGGACATACATCGAAGGACAATCACAGTCGCTGCAACACTATCGGAATGAACATTTTCACAGAACATAATG GAATCGCACCACCACTGTAA
- the LOC128861484 gene encoding uncharacterized protein LOC128861484: protein MLLLLLIIPLATGEFRILDYTNSQLATFNTGWTKIQNGTYKIIHTIDTDEYQRTLNELNSTIRHKITPDNSLLPFLLHEMSEIQSFLSRLKPKVNKRSINAIGTAWKWLTGSPDHEDLVMLENHINNLLENNNNQLIINRAMSGRINNITEVSNKIFKILKDKEDVQHDMAVNIKFKLQLIKDEIININYAIHWAKVGIVNSYIFSNVEMKLIKEIIEKNNIPFTNIEEAFEFSNVKIASSNSKIVYLIEIPITDNNLCESLLIKAIKKGNRLYKIPFEKIIRCQNKIFGKKSNCKEHNEIKICTKENIVDISNSTCIPHLLKSRSPSCITINNQHIPTVLEVLPGIILLNRFNDTVHIDKEKINLTGSFAIQYHNSTIIINNQTFLSKEISSGKPLPAVLQPNATLTAEEELLSLEMMKELHLKNINYIETLKNKGLTTSIVNFGISGITLTLMAIGVLKLTSTKGPKQGAKHVSEFFKRAPLQEVTVKNFQQPEPHPEDYPTQTHEDVRF from the exons ATGCTACTCCTACT ATTAATAATACCACTCGCCACAGGCGAGTTCCGTATCCTCGATTATACAAACTCACAACTTGCAACCTTTAATACAGGATGGACCAAAATCCAAAATGGCACCTACAAAATTATACATACAATAGACACGGACGAATACCAAAGGACTTTGAACGAACTCAACTCCACGATAAGACACAAAATAACTCCCGACAATTCCTTACTCCCCTTCTTGCTCCATGAAATGTCCGAAATACAAAGTTTCCTAAGTAGATTAAAGCCAAAGGTAAACAAGAGATCCATAAACGCAATTGGTACCGCCTGGAAATGGCTCACAGGGAGCCCGGATCACGAAGATCTCGTTATGTTAGAAAATCATATTAAcaatttacttgaaaataacaataaccaattaataataaatagagcaatgagcggaagaataaataatataacggaagtgtcaaataaaatatttaaaatattaaaagataaGGAAGATGTTCAGCATGATATGGCTgtaaacattaaatttaagcTACAATTAATAAAAGATGAAATCATAAATATCAATTATGCAATACATTGGGCCAAAGTTGGCAttgtaaattcatatatattttctaacgttgaaatgaaactaataaaagaaattattgagaaaaataatattccctTCACTAATATAGAAGAGGCATTTGAATTCAGTAACGTTAAGATAGCCTCTAGTAATTCTAAGATTGTATACTTAATTGAAATCCCAATAACTGACAACAATTTATGTGAATCCCtattaataaaagcaataaagaaaGGTAATAGATTATATAAAataccatttgaaaaaattataagatgtcaaaataaaatctttggaAAGAAAAGCAACTGTAAAgaacataatgaaattaaaatttgtacaaaggaAAATATTGTAGACATCAGTAACTCCACATGCATTCCTCATCTACTCAAAAGCCGATCGCCTAGCTGCATTACGATTAACAACCAACACATTCCCACTGTCCTAGAAGTCCTCCCAGGAATAATACTTTTAAATCGATTTAACGACACCGTTCACATCGACAAGGAGAAGATTAACTTAACTGGATCATTCGCAATCCAGTACCACAACTCCACCATTATAATAAACAACCAAACATTTCTGTCTAAAGAAATCTCCAGCGGAAAACCCCTTCCTGCAGTTCTACAACCAAATGCAACACTTACGGCCGAAGAAGAATTACTAAGCCTGGAAATGATGAAAGAACTTCACCTAAAAAACATAAACTATATCGAGACTCTAAAAAATAAAGGATTAACAACATCAATAGTCAATTTTGGGATATCTGGTATAACTTTAACTCTAATGGCAATCGGGGTACTAAAACTAACTTCAACGAAAGGCCCAAAGCAAGGGGCCAAACACGTCTCCGAATTTTTCAAAAGGGCCCCATTACAAGAGGTAACAGttaaaaatttccaacaacCCGAACCACATCCTGAAGATTATCCTACTCAGACGCACGAGGACGTTCGTTTTTAA